A genomic region of Thunnus albacares chromosome 4, fThuAlb1.1, whole genome shotgun sequence contains the following coding sequences:
- the LOC122980593 gene encoding fibrous sheath CABYR-binding protein-like, which produces MFKASSLLLVTLVLNVQLYSSAPIPGEFLQSSVVAEEQEKVAVEEGHYPEESIQKKLIPVVAGESAASSAEKLTSEEQTAKQDIPAIEKDPEPVVIGDQVNADIDEVVSQESAPQEPLAVAPQASSEEEIAPVQPAVAEASPGETTVDVSLAVAVESESTEQHDLEAQAPAAPIPIIPSEASEDKASEENAQVEEALAVESTAEEASPEGPLLVVSDENAEVEPAASQEPLPGAEEKSVVFDPAEVKTEEAGEAVPAAEEIVPEQSGPEEPDVILGPEEPAQHEPDPEEPQKTVPIFSSEAKRGEDVEEHTEEVEAAVLAVVEEKAEEPLPSNTEEEESVVLSPVELETEKGDQVEPAAEETVPQESAPEDQVVIAQVEPAEGEPDLEEQEDTVPIISSEAKQEEDVEEHAEEVEAVVPVILEGNAEEEPATNKDLPPEQEESVVLFPVELETEDAGLAEPAAEETVPQESAPEDQVVIAPVEPAEGEPDLEEQEETVPIIFSETEKEEAPEEQAKEVEAPVPVVLEGNAEEDPATNKDLLPEEEESDVLFPVELETEDEGQAKSAAEETVPQESAPEDQVVIAPVEPAEGEPDLEEQEETVPIIFSETEKEEAPEEQAKEVEAPVPVVLEGNAEEDPAINKDLLPEEEESDVLFPVELETEDEGQAKSAAEETVPQESSPEDPAVIAPLEGEPDLEEQIEEESIPVVSPEAPEEEAPEEHAKVEDAVTVESAEMPVPILPEEDAEEEPATDERPHHSTPGEEEESIVPVTAELDSEEEGQEETEPQESAPEEPVAVVEPTNEEPAPDNPILVFPLEDSEEDGLEDNTEEGVETAVKSDPLPHDPALEEVTVPQETEPDGSDPVILTMPVTDSPSESETIKEVLDPTEGVTAAATEMLTEAPAVTDAEVEIVLSAVDNGYGTRIKKLREDFKAAIKLIKEQPVAKVRRGTVLGAAFFTLMSFIVIGYLLTTISKKLR; this is translated from the exons ATGTTCAAAGCTTCCTCTTTGCTCCTGGTGACCCTGGTCCTTAATGTTCAGCTGTATTCATCAGCTCCGATAC CTGGTGAATTCCTTCAGTCTTCAGTTGTTGCTGAAGAACAAGAGAAAGTTGCAGTGGAGGAGGGACATTACCCAGAAGAATCCATTCAGAAGAAACTCATTCCAGTTGTTGCAGGGGAATCAGCTGCATCCTCAGCAGAGAAGCTAACATCTGAGGAACAGACAGCCAAACAAGACATTCCAGCTATTGAAAAAGATCCAGAACCTGTTGTCATTGGAGATCAAGTCAATGCTGACATTGATGAAGTTGTATCTCAAGAATCTGCCCCTCAGGAACCTTTGGCTGTAGCTCCACAAGCATCTTCAGAGGAGGAAATTGCCCCAGTGCAACCTGCCGTTGCAGAGGCAtctccaggtgaaactacagTTGATGTTTCCCTAGCTGTTGCTGTAGAGAGTGAGTCTACAGAACAGCATGATCTGGAGGCTCAAGCTCCAGCAGCACCGATCCCCATCATTCCTTCAGAAGCATCAGAAGATAAAGCTTCAGAGGAAAATGCACAAGTCGAAGAAGCTCTTGCTGTAGAAAGTACAGCAGAAGAAGCTTCTCCAGAGGGACCTTTACTTGTAGTCTCTGATGAAAATGCTGAAGTTGAACCTGCTGCTTCTCAAGAACCTCTTCCTGGTGCAGAAGAGAAATCTGTTGTCTTCGACCCTGCAGAGGTCAAGACAGAAGAGGCAGGTGAAGCAGTACCTGCTGCAGAGGAAATAGTGCCAGAACAGTCAGGCCCAGAAGAACCTGATGTTATTCTTGGTCCAGAGGAACCTGCTCAACATGAGCCAGATCCAGAGGAACCACAAAAAACAGTCCCTATCTTTTCTTCAGAAGCAAAACGAGGGGAAGATGTAGAGGAACATACAGAAGAAGTAGAAGCAGCTGTcctagcagtggtggaagaaaaagCCGAAGAGCCCCTTCCCAGTaatacagaagaagaggaatcTGTTGTTCTCTCTCCTGTAGAGCTTGAGACAGAAAAGGGTGATCAAGTGGAACctgctgcagaggaaacagTACCACAGGAGTCAGCCCCAGAAGATCAGGTTGTCATTGCTCAGGTGGAACCTGCCGAAGGGGAGCCAGATCTGGAGGAACAAGAAGACACAGTGCCTATCATTTCCTCAGAAGCAAAacaagaggaagatgtagaggAACATGCAGAAGAAGTAGAGGCAGTTGTCCCAGTGATCCTGGAAGGAAATGCTGAAGAGGAACCTGCTACAAACAAAGACCTTCCACCAGAGCAAGAAGAATCTGTTGTCCTCTTTCCTGTAGAGCTTGAAACTGAAGATGCAGGTCTAGCGGAACCTGCTGCAGAAGAAACAGTCCCACAGGAGTCAGCCCCAGAAGATCAGGTTGTCATTGCTCCTGTGGAACCTGCTGAAGGGGAGCCAGATCTggaggaacaagaagaaacagtgcccattattttctcagaaacagaaaaagaggaggCTCCAGAGGAGCAAGCAAAAGAAGTAGAGGCACCTGTCCCAGTGGTCCTGGAAGGAAATGCTGAAGAGGACCCTGCTACAAACAAAGACCTCCTACCAGAAGAAGAGGAATCTGATGTCCTCTTTCCTGTAGAGCTTGAGACTGAAGATGAAGGTCAAGCCAAATCTGCTGCAGAAGAAACAGTCCCACAGGAGTCAGCCCCAGAAGATCAGGTTGTCATTGCTCCTGTGGAACCTGCTGAAGGGGAGCCAGATCTggaggaacaagaagaaacagtgcccattattttctcagaaacagaaaaagaggaggCTCCAGAGGAGCAAGCAAAAGAAGTAGAGGCACCTGTCCCAGTGGTCCTGGAAGGAAATGCTGAAGAGGACCCTGCTATAAACAAAGACCTCCTACCAGAAGAAGAGGAATCTGATGTCCTCTTTCCTGTAGAGCTTGAGACTGAAGATGAAGGTCAAGCCAAATctgctgcagaggaaacagTACCACAAGAGTCATCCCCAGAAGATCCAGCTGTCATTGCTCCTTTGGAAGGGGAGCCGGATCTGGAAGAACAAATTGAAGAAGAATCCATCCCCGTAGTTTCCCCAGAAGCACCAGAGGAAGAAGCTCCAGAAGAACACGCAAAAGTAGAAGATGCTGTTACTGTAGAAAGTGCAGAGATGCCTGTTCCAATACTCCCAGAAGAAGACGCTGAAGAGGAGCCTGCTACTGATGAAAGACCTCATCATAGTACaccaggagaagaagaagaatcgaTTGTTCCTGTTACCGCAGAACTTGACTCAGAAGAGGAGGGTCAAGAGGAAACAGAACCACAAGAGTCAGCCCCAGAAGAGCCTGTTGCCGTTGTGGAACCGACTAATGAGGAACCAGCTCCAGACAACCCAATCCTCGTATTTCCCCTGGAAGACTCAGAGGAGGATGGTCTAGAGGATAACACAGAAGAAGGAGTAGAAACAGCTGTCAAATCAGATCCTCTCCCACATGATCCAGCCCTGGAAGAGGTTACAGTTCCTCAGGAGACTGAACCAGATGGCAGTGATCCAGTCATACTTACAATGCCTGTCACTGATTCCCCATCTGAGAGCGAGACCATAAAGGAGGTACTGGATCCAACTGAGGGAGTCACAGCAGCTGCAACAGAGATGTTAACTGAAGCTCCAGCTGTCACTGATGCAGAAGTAGAAATTGTCCTTTCTGCTGTGGACAATGGTTATGGCACCAGAATCAAAAAACTGAGAGAGGATTTTAAAGCTGCTATTAAATTGATAAAAGAGCAACCTGTAG CCAAGGTGAGAAGAGGAACGGTGCTCGGTGCAGCATTCTTCACACTGATGTCTTTTATCGTTATTGGATATCTTTTGACAACTATATCCAAGAAACTGCGGTGA